In the Flavobacteriales bacterium genome, one interval contains:
- a CDS encoding glycosyltransferase family 4 protein, producing the protein MEKRVAIIDPVGIKSGMNHYDTYLCQALDNINVQTFIYSNFEYRSKSIVAKVFFGTFFSSKIHQTFNFLKGMVLSCLDCKRQGVKELIVHVFSTHNMAFFTYLISKFFGFKIITISHDVSSFTNQDNSLYHRLIYNHWSEHIIVHNDYSRKNLLPLISPKVHSKIRIIKHGGFTDLPDSNITKTIARKELKLDADSPYILFFGRFKPTKRLDVLLRAIPKVNPNVRLIIAGDTGKENFEKYQKIIDELNISQRLILDINYISDARRELYFKAVDAMILPYEIIFQSGVLLMAMSYGLPVVASNITPFEEVVEHNKNGLLFESLSIDDLADKINSLFDGKKSINTYSKSALETMNSSFSWNQIAASYKSLLS; encoded by the coding sequence ATGAATCATTATGATACATATTTATGCCAAGCCCTAGACAATATAAATGTTCAGACTTTTATTTACTCTAACTTTGAGTACCGTTCAAAATCTATAGTTGCAAAAGTGTTTTTTGGAACGTTCTTTTCGTCAAAAATTCATCAAACATTTAACTTCTTGAAGGGAATGGTTTTGTCTTGTTTAGATTGTAAAAGACAAGGCGTAAAAGAGCTTATAGTACATGTGTTTTCTACGCATAATATGGCCTTTTTTACGTATTTGATAAGTAAGTTTTTTGGTTTTAAAATCATTACCATTTCTCATGATGTTTCATCTTTCACGAATCAAGACAATAGTCTGTATCACCGATTAATATACAACCATTGGTCAGAGCATATAATAGTACACAACGACTATTCTAGGAAAAATTTACTCCCTTTAATATCTCCTAAAGTGCATTCTAAAATTCGCATAATAAAACATGGAGGATTTACAGATTTACCAGATTCTAACATTACCAAAACGATTGCTCGAAAGGAATTAAAACTAGACGCTGATTCCCCATATATCCTTTTCTTTGGTAGATTTAAACCCACTAAACGACTTGATGTTTTGTTAAGAGCTATTCCAAAAGTTAATCCGAATGTTCGTTTGATAATTGCAGGCGATACAGGAAAAGAAAATTTTGAAAAGTATCAAAAAATCATTGATGAGCTTAATATAAGCCAACGCTTAATTTTGGACATAAATTATATTTCTGACGCTAGAAGAGAATTGTATTTTAAAGCGGTGGATGCTATGATTTTACCCTACGAAATAATTTTTCAGAGTGGAGTTCTACTTATGGCGATGTCCTATGGGTTACCGGTAGTAGCCTCCAACATTACTCCTTTTGAAGAAGTCGTAGAGCATAATAAAAATGGATTGCTTTTTGAATCACTTAGTATCGACGATTTAGCCGACAAGATTAATAGTCTTTTCGACGGCAAGAAGTCAATAAATACTTATTCAAAGTCAGCGCTTGAAACAATGAACTCTAGTTTTTCGTGGAATCAAATAGCAGCCTCGTACAAAAGTTTACTGTCTTAA
- a CDS encoding cytochrome c oxidase subunit 3: MTTFEEQKKKSAKPLLWISMISMAMIFAGLTSAYLVRKAEGNWLDFEFPIWFYLSTVFIILSSLTMNWAKKSIKNDELEKAQKGFNYTLVLGLAFALSQYITWQVLYTNGVYFTGPGSNASGSFLYVLTLMHLFHLGGGLLALAVTTYKAKKGAYNSNNYLGVELCAIFWHFLDFLWLYLFLFLLYNH; encoded by the coding sequence ATGACAACATTTGAAGAGCAAAAAAAGAAATCGGCTAAGCCGTTATTATGGATTTCAATGATAAGTATGGCAATGATTTTTGCCGGTCTTACCAGTGCTTATTTAGTGCGAAAAGCAGAAGGTAATTGGTTGGATTTCGAATTCCCAATATGGTTTTACCTGAGTACAGTCTTCATAATCCTTTCCAGCTTGACTATGAATTGGGCTAAGAAGAGCATAAAAAATGATGAGCTAGAAAAAGCACAAAAAGGCTTCAATTACACCCTTGTATTAGGATTGGCCTTTGCATTATCACAGTACATAACATGGCAAGTTTTATATACCAACGGTGTATATTTTACAGGTCCAGGAAGTAATGCGTCAGGCTCTTTTTTATATGTGCTTACTCTTATGCATTTATTTCATTTAGGAGGCGGGTTATTGGCCCTAGCAGTAACAACTTACAAAGCGAAAAAAGGAGCATACAATAGCAATAATTATCTAGGAGTTGAGCTTTGTGCTATTTTTTGGCACTTTCTTGACTTTTTATGGCTTTATTTATTCCTGTTTTTACTATATAATCATTAA
- the cyoE gene encoding protoheme IX farnesyltransferase → MSLSDILQLSKIRLTTSVVFSAIAGFFIAGGAFNSIDLLCLILGGFLVVASSNGFNQIIEKDLDKLMLRTADRPLPKSRMKVNQAFFLSVFMGGFGVLLLFMINLYCGFFGALSVLLYVLAYTPLKRTTSFSVFVGAFPGAIPFMLGWVAVTNDFSIEAGILFAIQFIWQFPHFWAIAWVCDDDYTRAGFKMLPGGKDKGTASKTMIYTFFLIPLSILPVFSFTGALEMSTVALLLAVLLGLWFFTKSLILFKTLKDEDAKKLMFASFFYLPILQLIYVIDKLL, encoded by the coding sequence ATGTCTTTAAGCGACATTCTTCAACTTTCAAAAATTAGACTGACAACAAGTGTTGTTTTTTCTGCCATTGCTGGCTTTTTTATAGCAGGTGGAGCATTTAATTCTATCGACTTGCTATGTTTAATACTTGGCGGTTTTTTAGTTGTGGCTTCGTCGAACGGCTTCAATCAGATTATTGAAAAAGATTTGGACAAGCTTATGCTGAGAACTGCCGATCGTCCGTTACCAAAAAGTAGGATGAAAGTCAATCAGGCTTTTTTCTTATCTGTTTTTATGGGAGGTTTTGGAGTACTCCTCTTATTCATGATAAACTTGTATTGCGGGTTTTTTGGAGCCTTATCAGTATTGCTATATGTTTTAGCGTATACTCCTTTAAAAAGAACGACTTCATTTTCGGTATTTGTTGGAGCCTTTCCGGGAGCAATACCATTTATGTTGGGTTGGGTAGCAGTTACAAATGACTTTTCCATTGAAGCAGGAATACTTTTTGCCATACAGTTTATATGGCAATTTCCACACTTTTGGGCGATTGCTTGGGTTTGTGATGATGACTATACAAGAGCTGGATTCAAAATGTTGCCTGGTGGAAAAGATAAGGGTACAGCATCAAAAACCATGATATATACATTTTTTCTAATACCCTTGTCCATATTACCAGTATTCAGTTTCACAGGAGCATTAGAGATGTCCACTGTGGCATTGCTTTTGGCGGTATTGCTTGGACTATGGTTTTTTACAAAATCCCTTATCCTTTTTAAAACCTTAAAAGACGAAGACGCAAAAAAACTGATGTTTGCCTCATTCTTCTACCTTCCTATTTTACAATTAATCTATGTTATTGATAAACTATTATGA